In a genomic window of Arachnia rubra:
- a CDS encoding pyruvate carboxylase, with product MFEKVLVANRGEIAVRGVRAAFELGCKTVSIFPYEDRNADHRIKASESYQIGEQGHPVKAYLDISEIIRVAKESGADAVYPGYGFLSENPDLASACAANGITFVGPSADVLELAGNKVRALEQARKAGVPTLKSTPPSTDPAELIAGAEEIGFPVFIKAVAGGGGRGMRRVDDPARFSDELGAAMREAQGAFGDPTVFVEQAVAAPRHIEVQILADHEGNVVHLFERDCSIQRRHQKVVEIAPAPHISDELRAALTTDVVKFAKAINYTCAGTVEFLVETSGPRAGSHVFIEMNPRIQVEHTVTEEITDVDLVQAQLRIAAGETLEEIGIRQDELHIRGAALQCRITTEDPANSFRPDTGVIQAYRSASGAGIRLDGGTTGTGVEISPHFDSLLVKLTARGRNLHDAVVRAKRALAEFRVRGIATNISFLRAVLEDPDFEQGVVTTSFIDERPHLLTGRVPADRGTKLARFLAGVTVNQPNGPAPTTLEPAAKLPARLPAGEIPDGARQRLLALGPAGFARSLREQQAVGVTDTTFRDAHQSLLATRVRTRDLVAVAPWQARLLPGLFSVECWGGATYDVALRFLGEDPWERLAKLRAAMPNQNLQMLLRGRNTVGYTPYPTEVTRAFVSEAAETGVDIFRIFDALNDVEQMRPAIDAVVNETAAVAEVALCYTANLLDPAERTYTLDHYLRLAERIVAAGAHILAIKDMAGLLRPAAATRLVTALRERFDLPVHLHTHDTTGGQLATLMAAIDAGVDAVDAANSAMSSTTSQPPMSALLMALDGTGRAPDIDPQAVLDLEPYWEAVRRLYQPFESGLPAPTGRVYSHEIPGGQLSNLRQQAIALGLGDKFEAIEAMYAAADKILGRPTKVTPSSKVVGDLALHLVAVGADPEEFAADPRGFDIPDSVIGFLNGELGEPAGGWPEPFRTRALEGRRKPPRITEVAAEDLALLEKPGVERQQTLNRLLFPGPTRDFQQGRDEFGDVSVLPTVPYLYGMEPGHEYHVPLEKGVTLLLGLEAIGAPDKWAMRTVMTLLNGQLRRIRVRDESLESEVVSAERADPGNRGHVAAPFAGAVTVTVAEGDEVAAGDQVATIEAMKMEAAINAPITGVVKRVVLGGTTQLDGGDLVTVIE from the coding sequence ATGTTTGAGAAGGTCCTTGTCGCAAACCGTGGTGAGATCGCAGTCCGCGGTGTCCGTGCCGCCTTCGAGCTGGGCTGCAAGACCGTCTCCATCTTCCCTTACGAAGACCGCAACGCGGATCACCGGATCAAGGCCTCCGAGTCCTACCAGATTGGGGAGCAGGGGCATCCGGTCAAGGCCTACCTGGACATCAGCGAGATCATTCGCGTCGCGAAGGAATCCGGGGCCGACGCGGTCTACCCCGGGTACGGCTTCCTGTCCGAGAATCCAGACCTCGCCTCCGCCTGCGCCGCCAACGGGATCACCTTCGTCGGCCCCTCCGCCGACGTGCTGGAGCTGGCCGGCAACAAGGTCCGGGCCCTTGAGCAGGCACGCAAGGCCGGAGTCCCGACCCTCAAATCGACACCACCGTCGACCGACCCTGCCGAGCTGATCGCGGGCGCCGAGGAGATCGGCTTCCCGGTGTTCATCAAAGCGGTCGCGGGCGGTGGCGGCCGCGGCATGCGACGCGTCGACGACCCGGCCCGGTTCTCCGACGAGCTGGGTGCCGCCATGCGAGAGGCGCAGGGTGCCTTCGGCGATCCGACGGTCTTCGTGGAACAAGCGGTCGCTGCACCCCGTCACATCGAGGTGCAGATCCTCGCCGACCACGAGGGCAACGTGGTGCACCTGTTCGAGCGCGACTGTTCCATCCAGCGCCGTCACCAGAAGGTGGTGGAGATCGCGCCGGCGCCACACATCAGCGACGAGCTGCGGGCCGCGCTGACCACGGACGTCGTGAAGTTCGCCAAGGCCATCAACTACACCTGCGCCGGCACCGTCGAGTTCCTCGTTGAGACATCGGGTCCGCGGGCAGGAAGTCACGTCTTCATCGAGATGAACCCGCGCATCCAGGTGGAGCACACCGTCACCGAGGAGATCACCGACGTCGACCTGGTGCAGGCGCAGCTGAGGATCGCCGCTGGGGAGACCCTGGAGGAGATCGGGATCCGGCAGGACGAGCTGCACATCCGCGGCGCCGCCCTGCAGTGCCGCATCACGACGGAGGACCCGGCCAACTCGTTCCGCCCCGACACCGGGGTGATCCAGGCCTACCGCTCCGCCTCCGGCGCGGGTATCCGCCTGGACGGTGGCACCACCGGGACCGGTGTTGAGATCAGCCCCCACTTCGACTCGCTGCTGGTCAAGCTCACCGCACGCGGCCGCAACCTCCACGACGCGGTGGTCAGGGCCAAGCGTGCCTTGGCAGAGTTCCGTGTCCGTGGCATCGCGACGAATATCTCATTCCTGCGAGCCGTCCTGGAGGACCCAGACTTTGAGCAGGGCGTGGTCACCACGTCGTTCATCGACGAGCGACCCCACCTGCTGACGGGCCGCGTCCCGGCCGACCGGGGTACCAAGCTGGCACGGTTCCTCGCCGGCGTCACCGTCAACCAGCCGAACGGCCCTGCCCCCACCACCCTGGAACCTGCCGCAAAACTGCCCGCGAGGCTGCCGGCAGGCGAGATCCCAGACGGTGCCCGGCAACGGTTGCTCGCTCTCGGCCCGGCCGGGTTCGCCAGGTCCCTGCGCGAGCAGCAGGCGGTGGGAGTGACCGACACCACATTCCGCGACGCCCACCAGTCGCTGTTGGCGACGCGCGTGCGCACCCGGGACCTGGTGGCGGTGGCCCCTTGGCAGGCGCGGCTGCTGCCCGGCCTGTTTTCCGTCGAGTGCTGGGGTGGCGCCACCTACGATGTCGCGCTGCGGTTCCTCGGCGAGGACCCATGGGAGCGGCTCGCGAAGCTCCGGGCCGCGATGCCGAACCAGAATCTGCAGATGCTGCTGCGCGGCCGCAACACCGTCGGCTACACCCCCTACCCGACGGAGGTGACCCGGGCTTTCGTCTCGGAGGCGGCCGAGACCGGGGTGGACATCTTCCGCATCTTCGATGCCCTGAACGACGTGGAGCAGATGCGTCCCGCCATCGATGCCGTCGTCAACGAGACCGCGGCGGTGGCGGAGGTCGCGCTCTGCTATACCGCGAACCTGCTGGATCCTGCCGAGAGGACCTACACCCTCGACCACTATCTGCGGCTCGCGGAGCGGATCGTCGCCGCCGGCGCCCACATCTTGGCCATCAAGGACATGGCAGGGTTGCTGCGGCCGGCCGCAGCAACCCGCCTGGTGACAGCCCTCCGGGAACGTTTCGACCTTCCGGTGCACCTCCACACCCACGACACCACAGGCGGGCAGCTCGCCACCCTGATGGCGGCGATCGATGCCGGGGTGGATGCGGTGGATGCCGCGAACTCGGCAATGTCCTCCACCACGTCGCAGCCGCCCATGTCGGCACTGCTGATGGCCCTTGACGGCACTGGTCGGGCTCCGGACATTGACCCGCAGGCGGTGCTGGACCTGGAACCGTACTGGGAGGCGGTCCGCAGGCTCTACCAGCCATTCGAGTCGGGGCTGCCCGCCCCCACGGGGCGCGTCTACAGCCACGAGATCCCCGGCGGTCAGCTGTCCAACCTGCGGCAGCAGGCCATCGCGCTCGGGCTGGGAGACAAGTTCGAGGCCATCGAGGCGATGTACGCTGCCGCCGACAAAATCCTGGGGCGTCCAACGAAGGTGACGCCGTCCTCGAAGGTGGTCGGCGACCTGGCGCTGCACCTGGTTGCTGTCGGTGCTGATCCGGAGGAGTTCGCGGCCGACCCGCGCGGCTTCGACATCCCCGACTCGGTGATTGGTTTCCTCAACGGTGAGCTGGGCGAGCCAGCGGGCGGCTGGCCGGAACCGTTCCGCACCCGGGCTCTGGAGGGGCGCCGCAAGCCGCCCCGCATCACCGAGGTGGCAGCTGAGGACCTCGCCTTGCTGGAGAAGCCCGGCGTGGAGCGGCAGCAGACCCTCAATCGGCTGCTGTTCCCCGGCCCGACCCGCGACTTCCAGCAGGGGCGCGACGAGTTCGGCGACGTCTCCGTGCTGCCGACCGTGCCCTACCTATACGGGATGGAACCCGGTCACGAGTACCACGTCCCGCTGGAGAAGGGCGTCACTCTGCTGCTCGGCCTGGAGGCCATCGGCGCTCCCGACAAGTGGGCGATGCGCACCGTCATGACGCTCCTCAACGGGCAGTTGCGGCGGATACGGGTACGCGACGAGTCCCTGGAGTCGGAGGTGGTCTCCGCGGAGAGAGCCGATCCCGGCAACCGCGGGCACGTCGCCGCCCCCTTCGCGGGAGCGGTGACGGTGACCGTCGCGGAGGGAGACGAGGTCGCAGCCGGCGATCAAGTGGCCACCATCGAAGCCATGAAAATGGAGGCCGCCATCAACGCCCCCATCACGGGCGTGGTCAAGCGCGTGGTCCTGGGTGGTACCACGCAGCTAGACGGCGGCGACCTGGTGACCGTGATCGAGTAG
- a CDS encoding NCS2 family permease gives MKSPKAARRPESLGALAGAPWTERYFRISKHGSSVGQEVRGGLVTFFAMAYIIALNPLIIGTTTDINGNLISGAPKFLEGPAGAAPVIDAAAVGASIGMVAAATAFIAGIMTILMGMVGRFPMGLATGLGLNALVAYTLAPKMTWPQAMGLVVWEGILIAILVLTGFRTAVFKAVPKTLRTAISVGIGLFIAFVGLINAGVVRKPAGSPPVELGIGGSLTGWPILVFIVGLGLLIVLHVLKVKGAMLISIVSATVLAIIVEAVAHVGAHVGTENPTGWALNVPSLANFSLPDLGLLFRVDLFGAFYPDGQFSFPTFLGLMVLVFSLLLADFFDTMGTVVAVGSEGKLLDADGMPERVTEILLVDSLGAVAGGIGSVSSTTCYVESTAGVGEGARTGLASVVTGLAFLAAVFLSPIINMVPSEAASPVLVFVGFLMIAQVVDVNWNDPEVGIPAFLTIILMPFSYSITVGIGVGFLAHVFIKVIRGHAKRVHSLMYVVALLFIIYFLQGPLLALVG, from the coding sequence ATGAAATCCCCGAAAGCCGCCCGGCGACCTGAGAGTCTCGGTGCTCTCGCTGGCGCCCCCTGGACCGAGCGTTATTTCCGTATCTCCAAACATGGCTCGTCTGTCGGGCAGGAGGTGCGCGGTGGCCTGGTGACATTCTTCGCGATGGCATACATCATCGCGCTGAACCCGCTCATCATTGGCACCACCACCGACATCAACGGCAACCTGATCTCCGGGGCCCCCAAGTTCTTGGAAGGCCCTGCTGGTGCCGCTCCCGTGATTGATGCCGCCGCAGTCGGCGCCTCCATCGGGATGGTGGCAGCCGCCACCGCCTTCATAGCGGGCATCATGACCATCCTCATGGGCATGGTCGGACGTTTCCCCATGGGGCTTGCTACCGGCCTCGGCCTGAACGCGCTGGTCGCCTACACCCTCGCCCCGAAAATGACCTGGCCGCAGGCTATGGGACTCGTGGTCTGGGAGGGCATCCTGATCGCGATCCTCGTGCTCACCGGTTTCCGCACCGCCGTGTTTAAGGCTGTGCCGAAGACTCTGCGTACCGCCATCTCCGTCGGCATCGGTCTGTTCATCGCGTTTGTCGGTCTCATCAACGCCGGGGTGGTGCGCAAGCCCGCGGGTTCCCCGCCGGTCGAGCTCGGCATCGGGGGGTCGTTGACGGGTTGGCCCATTCTCGTCTTCATCGTCGGGCTGGGCTTGCTCATCGTGCTCCACGTGCTGAAGGTCAAGGGCGCGATGCTGATCTCCATCGTCTCTGCGACGGTCCTTGCAATCATCGTCGAAGCGGTCGCCCACGTCGGTGCACATGTCGGGACGGAGAACCCCACGGGGTGGGCGTTGAACGTGCCCTCGCTGGCGAACTTCTCCCTGCCGGATCTCGGCCTGCTGTTCCGTGTGGATCTGTTCGGGGCCTTCTATCCCGACGGCCAGTTCAGCTTCCCCACCTTCCTAGGGCTGATGGTGCTGGTGTTCTCGCTGCTGCTGGCAGACTTCTTCGACACGATGGGCACCGTCGTGGCCGTCGGCTCCGAGGGGAAGCTCCTGGACGCTGACGGGATGCCCGAGCGTGTCACTGAGATCCTGCTGGTCGATTCGCTCGGCGCGGTCGCTGGTGGTATCGGCTCCGTCTCCTCCACCACCTGCTATGTGGAGTCGACGGCGGGTGTTGGGGAAGGGGCGCGCACCGGGCTGGCCTCCGTCGTCACCGGCCTTGCCTTCCTGGCCGCAGTCTTCCTGTCGCCGATCATCAACATGGTGCCCTCCGAGGCAGCCTCGCCGGTGCTGGTCTTCGTCGGCTTCCTGATGATCGCCCAGGTGGTGGATGTCAACTGGAACGATCCCGAGGTGGGTATCCCAGCGTTCCTGACCATCATTCTGATGCCGTTCTCGTATTCCATCACCGTCGGCATTGGCGTCGGCTTCCTCGCCCATGTATTCATCAAGGTGATCCGTGGGCATGCGAAGCGGGTGCACTCGCTGATGTATGTGGTCGCGCTGTTGTTCATCATCTATTTCTTGCAGGGACCGCTCTTGGCTCTCGTCGGCTGA
- a CDS encoding DUF3027 domain-containing protein has product MARAAAIDSGGEGAVGTHLGVSAEAERVVTHSFACLLTGYPDWYWAVTLVRASRARVATVNEVVLLPRTDALLAPAWVPWEQRIQPGDISPGMLMPTPDNDPRLEPGFAATDLPADADPAEWTQLRSTVAELGLGRERVLSAAGRDAAAERWLSGAPGNGDDSSRHAPATCGSCGYFVPLRGSLGTLFGACANEYSPSDARVVSLEHGCGGHSDVVAAERPRELPAPVFDTIGIDEHLFS; this is encoded by the coding sequence ATGGCCCGCGCCGCCGCGATCGACTCTGGGGGCGAGGGTGCGGTCGGCACGCACCTGGGAGTGAGCGCTGAGGCTGAGCGGGTCGTTACCCACTCTTTCGCCTGCCTGCTGACGGGATACCCAGACTGGTACTGGGCGGTGACCCTGGTGCGTGCCTCGCGGGCGCGGGTGGCCACCGTAAACGAGGTCGTGCTGCTGCCCCGCACAGACGCCCTGCTGGCGCCCGCCTGGGTGCCCTGGGAGCAGCGTATCCAGCCTGGTGACATTAGCCCTGGGATGTTGATGCCCACCCCGGACAACGACCCTCGTCTCGAACCCGGTTTCGCAGCCACCGACCTGCCTGCCGACGCCGACCCCGCCGAGTGGACGCAGCTTCGCAGCACCGTCGCCGAGCTCGGCCTCGGGCGGGAGCGAGTGCTCTCGGCGGCTGGCCGTGACGCCGCTGCGGAGCGATGGCTCTCGGGTGCGCCGGGAAACGGCGACGACTCCAGCCGTCATGCGCCCGCCACCTGCGGGTCCTGTGGCTACTTCGTGCCGCTGCGCGGCTCTCTCGGCACCCTGTTCGGGGCTTGCGCCAACGAGTATTCCCCCTCGGATGCGCGGGTCGTCAGTCTTGAGCACGGCTGTGGCGGGCATTCCGATGTGGTGGCCGCTGAACGTCCGCGGGAGCTGCCTGCGCCGGTGTTCGACACCATCGGCATCGATGAACATCTCTTTAGCTGA
- a CDS encoding cold-shock protein: protein MPTGRVRFFDADKGFGFITKDGGGDVFVGSGVLPKGMTALKPGQKVEFGVIDGRRGEQALSVRLVEAPPSLSKASRKKAQDMAVIVEDLIKMLDALGNGYRHGRYPDDRHGAKIAAVLRRVADELEL from the coding sequence ATGCCCACCGGAAGAGTGCGTTTCTTCGATGCCGACAAGGGTTTCGGGTTCATCACGAAAGACGGTGGAGGCGACGTGTTCGTCGGCTCCGGCGTTCTCCCCAAGGGCATGACTGCCCTGAAGCCGGGCCAGAAGGTGGAGTTCGGGGTGATCGACGGGCGCCGCGGCGAGCAGGCTCTGTCGGTGCGCCTGGTCGAGGCACCCCCGTCACTCTCCAAGGCCTCGCGGAAGAAGGCCCAGGACATGGCCGTGATCGTCGAGGATCTGATCAAGATGCTCGACGCCCTGGGCAACGGCTACCGGCACGGCCGCTACCCCGACGACCGGCATGGCGCGAAGATTGCGGCTGTGCTGCGTCGTGTCGCCGATGAGCTGGAGCTGTGA
- the nagB gene encoding glucosamine-6-phosphate deaminase codes for MEVIICPDEHQVGRVAAERVVSWVQGLATPVLGLATGSSPLALYGELARRVAAGEADFSHGLGFALDEYVGIDPENPLSYRQTIRRTVVEPLRMEPSRVRVPDGAAPDLAAAAHEYDQAIRAAGGVDVQVLGIGSNGHIGFNEPTSSFGSRTRVKTLTQQTRADNARFFAAGEQVPTHCVTQGLGTIMEARHVVMVVTGSHKADAVAAMVEGPVAAVCPGSILQFHPSVLVVTDEAAAAGLKHADYFRYVADNLI; via the coding sequence ATGGAAGTAATCATCTGCCCCGACGAGCATCAGGTCGGCCGGGTCGCCGCGGAGCGGGTGGTCAGCTGGGTGCAGGGACTCGCGACCCCGGTGCTCGGTCTCGCCACGGGAAGTTCTCCGCTGGCTCTCTACGGCGAATTGGCGCGCCGGGTGGCAGCAGGGGAGGCCGACTTCTCGCATGGCCTTGGGTTCGCCCTCGACGAGTACGTGGGCATCGACCCGGAGAATCCGCTCAGCTACCGGCAGACGATCCGGCGCACAGTCGTGGAGCCATTGCGCATGGAGCCCAGCCGGGTGCGGGTCCCCGACGGTGCCGCCCCCGACCTCGCAGCCGCCGCCCACGAATACGACCAGGCGATCAGGGCAGCCGGTGGCGTCGACGTGCAGGTGCTGGGCATCGGCAGCAACGGCCACATCGGGTTCAATGAGCCCACCTCGTCGTTCGGGTCTCGCACGCGCGTCAAGACCCTCACGCAGCAGACTCGCGCCGACAACGCACGGTTCTTCGCCGCGGGGGAGCAGGTCCCCACGCACTGCGTGACGCAGGGGCTGGGGACCATCATGGAGGCCCGTCATGTCGTCATGGTGGTGACAGGTAGTCATAAGGCCGATGCCGTCGCTGCCATGGTCGAGGGCCCTGTGGCAGCGGTGTGCCCCGGGTCCATCCTCCAGTTCCATCCCAGCGTCCTGGTGGTGACCGATGAGGCTGCTGCCGCCGGCCTGAAGCACGCGGATTACTTCCGGTATGTCGCTGACAACCTGATCTGA
- a CDS encoding NUDIX hydrolase has product MRQRRGARVLLVCGPEVLLLNDSDPGVPGFSWWVVPGGGIDAGEPVREAAAREIAEETGLILAPGELTGPVARGRVCHGYTDRILVQDEVFFTAHVSRFEPSTAGWTESERRRMKGFRWWPLDSLPSRLWPSRLADIAASHPAHPLDLADREESTVPLTAAEWEQVSAVPG; this is encoded by the coding sequence GTGAGGCAGCGCCGTGGTGCCCGTGTGCTCCTGGTCTGCGGGCCCGAGGTGCTGCTGCTGAACGACTCCGATCCGGGTGTCCCGGGCTTCTCCTGGTGGGTGGTGCCCGGAGGGGGCATCGACGCCGGCGAGCCCGTGAGGGAAGCAGCGGCCCGGGAGATCGCGGAGGAGACAGGGCTGATCCTGGCCCCTGGCGAGCTCACGGGGCCGGTGGCGCGGGGCCGGGTCTGCCACGGCTACACCGACCGGATCCTGGTGCAGGATGAGGTGTTCTTCACGGCGCACGTCAGTCGTTTCGAGCCGAGCACCGCGGGCTGGACCGAATCCGAGCGGCGACGCATGAAGGGTTTCCGCTGGTGGCCGCTCGACTCCCTGCCCAGCAGACTCTGGCCTTCACGCCTGGCTGACATCGCCGCATCGCATCCGGCCCATCCGCTCGATCTGGCGGACCGGGAGGAGTCGACGGTGCCGCTGACAGCGGCCGAGTGGGAACAGGTCAGCGCCGTGCCTGGTTGA
- a CDS encoding copper homeostasis protein CutC produces the protein MSLLEVIALHAADAQRAEEGGADRVELLGTMDEDGLSPEPVTVAKVRRVTSIQIRPMVRLRGGFRTDGGEVTRLKGLISAYLDEGADGVVLGFLNGHAGIDLEVCNELVADGGFAWTFHRAIDNCLDFDDAWQDLATLPRLDQVLTAGSARGVVHGLDELLARARSHPGIARIIMAGGGLKPEHVPWLVRAGVRAFHIGSPARPGGSFKAYVDPGLVRTWRELIDEQTAAVRGTG, from the coding sequence ATGAGTCTGCTTGAGGTGATCGCGCTGCATGCGGCTGACGCACAGCGTGCTGAGGAAGGTGGTGCCGATCGTGTTGAACTACTCGGCACCATGGACGAGGACGGGCTTTCCCCGGAGCCCGTGACGGTGGCGAAGGTGCGCCGCGTCACGTCCATCCAGATCCGTCCCATGGTGCGGCTGCGTGGTGGCTTCCGCACCGACGGGGGTGAGGTCACCCGTCTCAAGGGGCTGATCTCCGCCTATCTGGATGAGGGGGCAGACGGTGTGGTGCTGGGCTTCCTGAACGGGCATGCTGGCATCGACCTCGAAGTGTGCAATGAGCTCGTCGCCGACGGCGGCTTCGCCTGGACGTTTCACCGGGCCATCGACAACTGCCTGGACTTCGATGACGCCTGGCAGGATCTGGCAACCCTGCCCCGCCTCGACCAGGTGCTCACCGCGGGGTCCGCGCGTGGCGTGGTCCACGGGCTTGATGAACTCCTGGCGCGGGCCCGCTCCCACCCTGGGATCGCCCGGATCATCATGGCCGGCGGAGGACTGAAGCCAGAACATGTTCCGTGGCTGGTCCGGGCAGGGGTGCGGGCATTCCACATCGGCAGCCCCGCTCGTCCCGGAGGCAGCTTCAAGGCGTATGTCGATCCCGGTCTGGTGCGCACCTGGCGGGAGCTGATAGACGAGCAGACAGCGGCCGTCAGGGGAACGGGGTGA
- a CDS encoding ABC transporter ATP-binding protein, giving the protein MLRNIHAVAGGGRVFWEYLCLAVAAASLQAVAVLVLFPLLGELFSDHPATAGTWALVFLGIIALAWGADILTARRGLRLGIGVMRAIERHAPEAVLAWPASKLTPARIAALRSLMANGAVEATSAVILMVTPIITATVFTFALGLGLLTISVPVALVTALGGVLMLLALWASTRVESRAQRQYSLAMEKLDNRLFEFAWAQPSLRTARSTSAGQRLVDDAITTTRGRVLRLLLWQIPGEFLFSLVLQLVLIGFGATAWLAFSGNSITAAAAATLVIVLLRVVEQVTVVSRSVGGVLAINQTLTEVREIIETAPVTPAAPASQAPHLVADGLHVTYPDGSAGLQDVSLDLRPGTVTVVVGCSGSGKTTLLRTLAGLTPATAGTISLDGHAATEADLLGNATVVFQQTALGDGTIRENLLAVNPALGQAGLERIADTAQLAPVLQHASNGWDTPVGELGTQLSGGERQRVGIARALAKPAHLLLVDEATSALDAHNEQAIVESINRIRHDYTTVLVSHRPAMLRIADAVIVMADGRIAEQGSPSQLEASGDQYARLLSEWQAASTWHV; this is encoded by the coding sequence ATGCTCAGGAACATCCATGCTGTCGCCGGTGGCGGCCGTGTCTTCTGGGAGTACCTGTGCCTCGCCGTGGCCGCGGCCTCGTTGCAGGCCGTGGCCGTGCTGGTGCTCTTCCCGCTCCTTGGTGAGCTCTTCAGCGACCATCCCGCGACAGCGGGGACCTGGGCGCTGGTGTTCCTAGGGATTATCGCCCTGGCGTGGGGCGCTGACATCCTCACCGCCCGGCGGGGCCTGAGGCTCGGCATCGGCGTCATGCGGGCCATCGAGCGGCACGCACCGGAAGCGGTCCTGGCCTGGCCGGCCTCGAAGCTCACCCCCGCCAGGATTGCGGCTCTGCGCAGCCTCATGGCTAACGGGGCAGTTGAGGCCACCTCAGCAGTCATTCTCATGGTGACCCCCATCATCACCGCCACCGTGTTCACCTTCGCGCTTGGGCTGGGGTTGCTGACGATCTCAGTCCCAGTGGCCCTGGTCACCGCCCTGGGCGGGGTGCTTATGCTGCTGGCGCTCTGGGCAAGCACCCGGGTGGAGTCCCGCGCCCAGCGTCAGTACTCCCTGGCCATGGAAAAACTCGACAACAGGCTGTTCGAGTTCGCCTGGGCCCAGCCCTCACTACGCACCGCACGAAGTACCTCTGCTGGGCAGCGACTCGTCGATGACGCCATCACCACCACCCGGGGGCGTGTCCTGAGGCTGCTGCTGTGGCAGATCCCCGGTGAGTTCCTTTTCAGCCTTGTCCTCCAGCTAGTGCTGATCGGTTTCGGGGCCACTGCCTGGCTGGCTTTCAGCGGTAACTCCATCACCGCAGCTGCTGCAGCCACCCTCGTGATCGTCCTGCTGCGAGTGGTCGAACAGGTGACTGTGGTCTCCCGGTCCGTTGGCGGGGTTCTGGCCATCAACCAGACCCTCACCGAGGTCCGGGAGATCATCGAGACCGCACCCGTGACGCCCGCCGCCCCCGCCAGCCAAGCTCCCCACCTCGTCGCCGACGGCTTGCACGTCACCTATCCCGATGGGAGCGCCGGGCTGCAAGATGTCAGCCTCGACCTGCGCCCGGGGACGGTGACGGTCGTGGTGGGCTGCTCTGGGTCGGGCAAGACCACCCTGCTGCGCACCCTCGCCGGCCTGACCCCTGCCACCGCGGGAACCATCAGCCTCGATGGCCACGCCGCCACAGAGGCCGACCTGCTGGGCAACGCGACAGTCGTCTTCCAGCAGACTGCGCTGGGCGATGGCACGATCCGGGAGAACCTCCTGGCGGTGAACCCAGCCCTCGGACAGGCCGGCCTGGAACGCATCGCCGATACCGCCCAGCTCGCACCGGTGCTGCAGCACGCCAGCAATGGCTGGGACACCCCCGTCGGTGAGCTTGGCACCCAGCTCTCCGGTGGTGAGCGCCAGCGGGTGGGGATCGCTCGCGCGCTGGCGAAGCCCGCGCACCTGCTGCTGGTCGATGAGGCGACCTCAGCGTTGGACGCCCACAACGAGCAGGCGATAGTCGAGTCCATCAACCGCATCCGCCACGACTACACAACCGTGCTGGTGAGCCACCGCCCCGCCATGCTGAGGATCGCCGATGCGGTCATCGTCATGGCAGACGGTCGTATTGCCGAGCAGGGCAGCCCGTCGCAGCTGGAGGCATCCGGAGACCAATACGCCCGTCTTCTCAGCGAGTGGCAGGCCGCCAGCACGTGGCATGTCTGA